One Glycine max cultivar Williams 82 chromosome 8, Glycine_max_v4.0, whole genome shotgun sequence genomic window, ATTTCGTGCGTTGATTCAAGCATTTTACCTAACCCCGAATCAATTCTGTAATTTTGTAAGAAATTAACGAAACTAGCGTTcgaaattttgtttaaaagaaaGCACAATCGCGTTCGGAAAGTTGTTTCCGCGTCGTGATTCGAACGATAGAGCTTTCGTCGTAACAGCTTCGTGTTCTTCGTGTTAATAGGCGATGGAGAGGAGCAACAGCAAGAAGGTTCTGAAGTCGAGGCTTTTGAACGAGAACGTTCCTCCATTGCAGATCGATTCGGAGGAAAGAAGAGGACGCTATCTCCAACCAACCGCTATGAGTCCACGGTTTCAACCGTTCGCCGAGAACGTCGACGCCGGCTCGCCGCTCACGCGCTATCTCTTCGCCGGATCTCCGCTCTCTGGCAAGTTCGCCGCCGCCAGCGAGGCCTTTGTTTCTCCGAAGTTTGGCGCCAGGACCGCGAAAGCGCTTCAGTACTGCGGCACCAGTTCGGGAGGAAGCAGTAGCTTCGGTTCTCGCGGTAGGTTGACGCCTTCGCCGCTTTCGTCACTCGAAAACATGGAGTTCGCGCCGCTCCTGTCGCCTCCGGTGTACCGAACGCCGTCTACGGGGGACGATGACGTCATCGTGATGGATGCTATTCTCGTGAGGCCAGTGTCCGGCGGAAAGAGCGGAAGGTCTTCCTCTTCCTCCGGCCGCGGCTCTTTCTCATCGTCGTCGTCGACGGGGAAGAACGTGTTCAAGACGGAGATTTGCAAAGCGCGAGAAGAATCTGGTAACAGTCGTTACAACTCCAAAAGCCAGGTTCGCGCCATAACCACACTATTACGAATTTAAAATCGGATATTTTCTCCATCATATGATaatgaaacttttttaaaattgaagttaGGCTAATTAAAAATTGCATAGTTAGTTATTATTTGTTATCTATTAAGTAGGTTACTTATTACTTCTTCTATTTTATGCTTCTAATATTCTATTAAACGAagaagtaaataaatttaatattttagaaatacttGCTTcgcatgatatatatatatatatatataagaagatTTGTAAAGAAAACGTTAGAATTATTACATTCGTCAAGTCGTAATTATTGAACAAGATGCTTCCGCATTGAATTCTCTGGTTGGCCGTAGTAGATAATTTTTTGTGGGTTGTGATGGGAATTACAACGAAAGACTGGCTTTTTACGTATGTAATCAAGGTAAGTCATGGTTAATAGCTGTTCTTTGCTGTTTTTATCTTCTGCTAGAAAATTTATCTATAGGCATCTTTAGCAAAAGTTCCACTAGAGCTATAAGTTGTACATACGATTATTGATTGATCTCAAGATTTTCAGCTATGTACATatctctaattttatctttaattgagTCCGATTAGTAAACTTCGCCCGTTGGTAGAGTATTTCTGATTTTGGGTTGGCTTATAATCCAAGAAACTTTCCAAACCAATTTCTTGCACAGTTGGGTTACTGAGTTTAATGAAAttgtaaatattcaaattatagAATAGCTTCTTTGgttctttcaagaaaaaaaaagaaagtagtaggccttttttcttacttttctttACCATAACCAATGGAGTGTTTGAAATTCTGCAACCCGTGTGATTTCTTTCCGTTTTGGTTCCTTTTCTTGGATGAGGAATGTCAAAATCTTTGTTGTAAATGTACTATGCTAAAATCTTTGACTCCTGTTATGTTCTGTCGTTACTCCGTCAATTTCATTGTTTCTTTCTATCCTTCTAAGTTCTGATATTGGTCTGGcatgaaaaaattaagaaaaagggtAGCAAAGTACAACTAAGGAATTGCATTTTATGGAAAACGTGTACAGTATATTCTATTATTTTGGTAAGTTGGACTATTACTGAGAAACAAGCAAGTAGCATCCCTGTCTGATTAAAAGTCATAGGAAATAAATTGCTTGTCTTTGGTGGTCTTTGATAGCTTAACAGTATCAATATCTTGTAGTATGGACGCGTACCAGAAGAGTATCGTAGCATTATTTTGGCCAGGAAAAGAAAATCTGAGGTAAGCGATCAAAAGATATCCttcaatatataataaacaCCTAATCAGCTATTGAGTATTTCTTCATGAGTTGTGTAGGAAGAGACAAGCAGCTCTTCTGTTGGAGCAGGGTCAAGCATGCATGACCCAAGCAGCCATGTTCATCAGCACTATGCAGCAGCTGAATCTGATCCCGTAGTCGTAACATCCCAACCAACTTCAGCTGAACCTCATAATGCCCTTACCGATTCCAACGCTTTCAATGACTGGTCACCCCTAGATGATATTACTGAGGTTGTTCTGCCAGCTTCGGATAAAGCTCCATCAAGGGAAGAAGTTGATGCTTATATTTCTGGGATTCAGCATGGCCGGACTGGTAAAAAGAGATTACCAGTGTTTGAAGCAATTTGCAAGGGGGATTGATCCCCATTATTCATAATACGCCTCTTCACTGATCCAAGTTACTCAAAAGTAAaaccctgttttttttttcctgccatttaaataatttttcccaattttaaaataaataaagtcatggttGGGGCGTTTTGGAAAGTATAACCTTTCAAATGGAGCCCATATCCCTTTGGGTCTGTTGCCTCGTGCTCTAGTGCActttaacg contains:
- the LOC102665928 gene encoding uncharacterized protein, with the translated sequence MERSNSKKVLKSRLLNENVPPLQIDSEERRGRYLQPTAMSPRFQPFAENVDAGSPLTRYLFAGSPLSGKFAAASEAFVSPKFGARTAKALQYCGTSSGGSSSFGSRGRLTPSPLSSLENMEFAPLLSPPVYRTPSTGDDDVIVMDAILVRPVSGGKSGRSSSSSGRGSFSSSSSTGKNVFKTEICKAREESGNSRYNSKSQYGRVPEEYRSIILARKRKSEEETSSSSVGAGSSMHDPSSHVHQHYAAAESDPVVVTSQPTSAEPHNALTDSNAFNDWSPLDDITEVVLPASDKAPSREEVDAYISGIQHGRTGKKRLPVFEAICKGD